A genomic region of Amphiura filiformis chromosome 6, Afil_fr2py, whole genome shotgun sequence contains the following coding sequences:
- the LOC140154148 gene encoding solute carrier family 2, facilitated glucose transporter member 5-like translates to MTIVPLYLSEISPTNRRGAIGGVHFLMFAVGLLISQGLSFFPLNTEELWPVAVSLGGVFGLFGLGMIPFCPETPRHLAIAKALDDDAQTVLQKLRGKHNIRTELDEMKYEREVEKKRGVSGFFNTVRCRSPGWKQPIVMAIFLQLLQQVSLITAFTFNSVETWRNTNITEESLFYIIIGSDALIILTALIPIFVSDSYGRKGLVIIGYSFCVFFLGTLTMCISLEPTLESKWTMWGSLISIYSFLMAFSLGPGSMPYVIIPEMFTHEPRSYVVGASNQIFWFSNLVMSFLYPVILDALGAYTFIVFIVLMIPLIVLLQIYLPETKRNTYVENAALFISPEGEEKESDKLIVLTKRSKEEHKDGGVVLLKFDKNTEKLV, encoded by the exons ATGACAATCGTTCCTCTTTATTTATCGGAGATATCCCCAACCAACCGTCGTGGTGCCATAGGCGGGGTTCATTTCCTCATGTTTGCTGTTGGATTGCTTATATCACAG GGCTTGAGTTTCTTCCCATTGAATACTGAAGAACTGTGGCCAGTAGCTGTCTCTCTCGGTGGTGTCTTTGGGTTGTTTGGTTTGGGAATGATTCCATTTTGTCCTGAAACTCCTCGACATCTcgcaattgcaaaggctttggATGATGATGCACAAACAG TACTCCAGAAACTACGAGGAAAACACAACATAAGGACAGAATTAGATGAGATGAAATACGAGCGAGAGGTGGAGAAAAAGAGAGGAGTTAGTGGGTTTTTCAATACTGTGCGTTGTCGATCGCCAGGATGGAAGCAACCAATAGTTATGGCCATATTTTTGCAATTATTGCAACAAGTTTCATTAATAACAGCG TTTACTTTTAATTCTGTGGAGACGTGGCGCAATACCAATATAACTGAAGAATCCTTATTCTACATTATAATCGGATCAGATGCTTTGATTATATTGACAGCGCTTATTCCG ATCTTCGTTTCAGATTCTTATGGCCGTAAAGGCTTGGTTATTATAGGTTACTCTTTTTGTGTTTTCTTCTTGGGGACGTTAACTATGTGCATTAGCTTGGAACCAACGCTG GAATCAAAATGGACAATGTGGGGCAGCCTTATTAGTATATATTCATTTCTTATGGCTTTCTCTCTAGGTCCAG GATCTATGCCCTATGTCATAATCCCAGAGATGTTTACTCATGAGCCAAGATCATATGTCGTTGGAGCCAGTAATCAAATATTTTGGTTTTCGAATTTGGTGATGTCATTTCTTTATCCAGTAATATTG GACGCATTGGGTGCATATACCTTCATCGTTTTCATCGTTCTAATGATACCATTGATAGTATTATTACAAATATATTTGCCTGAAACCAAGAGAAACACTTATGTTGAAAATGCAGCCCTATTTATATCACCTGAAGGCGAGGAGAAAGAGTCtgataaattgattgttttaactAAGAGGAGTAAAGAAGAGCACAAGGATGGTGGGGTGGTTCTcctcaaatttgacaaaaatactgAAAAATTAGTTTAA